The genomic interval GGCTTCGCGGCGAGCGAGCGTGACCCTTGATCCGGTGCGGATGCTCTCCGCCTCCGCCTCCACGAGTCGGACGGAGGCGGCGGCGTCGCGGAGCGTGACGCGGTCGGCGGGCCTCCCGCGGCGGATGCAGTCCAAGAAGTAGCGAAGCTGCGGGCCGTAGCCCGTTCCGCCATCGACCGCCGGGATCGGTGCGGCGCTCGCACCATCCCGGGTGATGCACCGGAAGGCGGGATCACGCCCCAGGTCGAAGTCGAGGGTCGCGTGCTCCAGGTTGACGCAGTAGCGCATCTCAAAGCCGAAGCCCGACGCCATGGACCAGCACCCCTCGGCGATCACCACCGGCCCGCCCGCGTAGTGGTATCGGGTCGTGACGTGATCGATCTCGTCGGTGTCGCGGGCGTAGCCGACGCTCTCCACCGCGTCCGGCTCGCCGAAGGTCCACCGGACGAAGTCGGCGTCGTGCACGTGGAGATCGAGCAGCGCCCCGCCGTTCGCGGATCCGTCGGCGTAGAAGGGGCCTTGGGGGTGTGAGGTGACCCGCCGGAAGGTGGCGGCCAGGACGCGGCCATACCGGCCGTCCCGCACCGCCTGCCGCAGCTCGACCCATCCGGGCCAGAAGCGCATGCACATGCCGGCCATGGACCGCGTCGGCGACCGATCCGCGGCGTCGGCCATGCGGTCGGCGGCCGCGGCGTCGCGGGCGAGCGGCTTCTCGATCAGCACGTGCCGCCCGGCGGCCATTGCCGCAAGCCCGAAGCGCTCGTGCAGCGGCGTGGGGAGGCAGATGTCGG from Phycisphaera mikurensis NBRC 102666 carries:
- a CDS encoding Gfo/Idh/MocA family protein; translated protein: MSDRPLRIGVVGLGSMGLTHLQAYSAYPDAVVAAVADRDPRRLSCRAGDGGGGGGGGNIEGQGGGVVPADAARYVDADELISEADLDVTDICLPTPLHERFGLAAMAAGRHVLIEKPLARDAAAADRMADAADRSPTRSMAGMCMRFWPGWVELRQAVRDGRYGRVLAATFRRVTSHPQGPFYADGSANGGALLDLHVHDADFVRWTFGEPDAVESVGYARDTDEIDHVTTRYHYAGGPVVIAEGCWSMASGFGFEMRYCVNLEHATLDFDLGRDPAFRCITRDGASAAPIPAVDGGTGYGPQLRYFLDCIRRGRPADRVTLRDAAASVRLVEAEAESIRTGSRVTLARREARP